Proteins encoded within one genomic window of Ptiloglossa arizonensis isolate GNS036 chromosome 3, iyPtiAriz1_principal, whole genome shotgun sequence:
- the Hspc300 gene encoding hematopoietic stem/progenitor cell protein 300, with amino-acid sequence MAAVHREAIQKQIQQDWANREYIEVITGSIKKITDFLNSFDMSCRSRIAVLNEKLTTLERRIEYLEACVTKGETLT; translated from the exons ATGGCCGCTGTACATCGAGAAGCTATTCAAAAGCAAATTCAACAGGATTGGGCAAATCGAGAATATATTGAAGTTATAACTGGCAGCATCAAAAAGATAACCGATTTTCTTAATTCCTTCG ATATGTCCTGTAGATCAAGGATAGCTGTTCTTAATGAAAAACTTACTACCCTTGAAAGAAGAATTGAATATCTTGAAGCATGT GTCACAAAAGGAGAGACATtaacataa
- the LOC143144229 gene encoding uncharacterized protein LOC143144229: protein MWLKNYKYTAKPEGQDPVGKIGSCLKFTVPFSIMVSGHDIFIQSQCTTLSSACKRLLFWTIPINGMGFIFPTVTLISTRIRGKNDPLNHVMGALAATQIIRSWLKLRFHTTVQIAVILGSVAFLNKGFREDFQDMHGIKTRPIALPQNSV from the exons ATGTggctaaaaaattataaatatacagcTAAACCAGAAGGACAGGATCCTGTAGGAAAAATTGGAAGTTGTCTCAAATTTACTGTACCATTTAGCATAATGGTTTCTGGTCATGATATATTCATACAGTCACAATGTACAACATTATCAAGTGCTTGCAAACGTTTATTATTTTGGACAATACCAATTAATGGTAtgggttttatttttccaactgTTACATTAATATCAACACGAATCAGAGGAAAAAACGACCCATTGAATCATGTTATGGGtg CACTTGCTGCTACTCAAATAATTCGATCATGGCTTAAATTGCGTTTTCATACTACCGTGCAAATAGCAGTCATACTAGGCTCCGTGGCATTTTTAAACAAGGGTTTTAGAGAAGATTTCCAAGATATGCATGGTATCAAGACCAGACCCATTGCTCTTCCTCAGAATAGTGTCTAA